One Mycteria americana isolate JAX WOST 10 ecotype Jacksonville Zoo and Gardens chromosome 7, USCA_MyAme_1.0, whole genome shotgun sequence genomic window, CAGTTGTCTTACAAGGTCACGAGTTCTACAATAAAATAAGTAAGtcttactcatttttaaaaatggaaagaatgtgTTGAGGTGCAGGCAGTGGCGTTAGTGCAGCGTTTGGACACGCTGCCCACTGGCGTTGGTGCTGAGAGCTCCCCATAGCACTGGGGTCCTGGCAGGTTGCTTCCGTGCTCGGTTGGTGCAGACCCTGGTATCGCCACAGCTTTCGCAGTGCTGCGGCGTGGGTGGAGGCGAGTGCCTGTCCTAACAGCACGCAGCCGCCACTGGCACAGCCGCAGGCGGGAACCACTCAATCTGTGCTGTACTCTTGCTATAAACTCATCGGTCCCTGGgagtttttgcatttttcttcgtTTAAAGTGGAAATTGTTTTTAGGGAGAACTGCCAACAATACAGTGTAGCGGCTCAACAGAAAATCTGCTTCATAGGCACAACTCTTGGTCGCTCGTATTGCCTTCCGCAGGTGACCGCTCCCAGGCGGTGCTGGAGCGCAGCCGAGCGGGGCCGTTGGGTGCGTGCCGTTGGCGGTAGCCTGGCCAGGCGGTGGGAGAGCTCCCCGCGGCAGGGAGGCCTGCCTGCTGCGGCTCCCTCGCTGCTGCCGGCTCCTGGGCAGAGTTTTCTCCGGGCACGTTTCACCGTCCATTTCAAAGTCGGGTTGCTTTGGTGGTGGTCAGGAGTTTTGTTAAGAAAACCAGGCTGGCCTCAGTaacttttttctgaatattttgagGAACTTTCACACATTTACTGATGTGCTGCTACTTCCCTTGGCAAGGTGCCGGTGTCCTGCAAGCCTCTCCTGCCTCTGGCCCTCAGATATCACCCTCGCAAAGTCGTACCAGCTGCGTGGGGAAGAAAACCTGAAACACTTGCATCCAGCGGTGGAACGATTGTCACCTGTTCATTCACTGATCTGAAGAGGAAACACGTCACTTTTTGGCAGTACCAGCTGAGGTATTCCTTATCCTAAATTCAGTTTCAGTCAGAAAAGATActgggtgttggggtttttttgctgtgagaTACACAAAAGTTTGCCATTCCTTCAGAACTGAATGGTGTGGGAAGACCTAATGAAACAACGTGGGTTATTATCTAATGTGGCTTATAGGCAACACTGGagtaattaatttcattaatccTGCTATAATCAAAGACATGCTTCAGAgttttgttttacacaaaaaAGCTCTTATGTCCCAACTGTCAGtaagaaaaattatcttctgcTACAAATGTTGCTGAAATATGGGAAAATGAATCAAATCCTTAGGAATTCTTGCTTAACGAGTTCTGCTGAAAGCACAGGTGTTAACGCCTGTCAGAGCCAGAGCTTGACTTTGATCCTGCTTAAGCAGGAGTAAATTAGTGCACTCGGCTGATGCTGCTGGAGTTCTGCCAGCGCAGTGTAAATGAGATCAAATGCAGGATCTTTACAGGAAGTGGATATGAAAAGATCACAGTAATTCCTTGGGAGGTTTTTTTCCGTGGTCACTTCGAAATTGTCAAGGCCAGAACAAGCTTCCCTTCGCTGATGCGGCCCTTGTCATTCTCTGGTGCGCTTTTTCTGGGGACTGCTACCAGGCACTGGGTGACGTTTGCGCAGGGCTCTGTCATAACTCCAAAGAGCTCTTCCCTGGAGGGATGCAGTTAGGACTGTTTTTCCTCCCTATGTATTATATTTATTCACGCCAAGCTTCATCTGTCACTTTACGTGTAGCTTTCCACTATCTTGAGGCTTCCTACCGCTGAATAACTCAGCGGACTGTATCACTTCACAACCCATTGCCTCTTCCAAATGGCAAACATCTTAATATTCAGCAAAGCCATATGCGGAGCTAGTATTTTTCTTGAGTAATTCAGACAGAAAGTTCTGGTCGCGgagggggagctgcaggcagatTCAGCTTCAGTGACAGACCGTGATTTCAGTTTGCGTGAGTCAGGCTGTCCCTGTTGCCCCTGGGACTCAAATCCCCACCCGGTTCTCCTGCTTGTGCTGCAGAGTGGccctccctggcagcagggctgggaggcgGCAGGGCGAGCGCCCGCTCAGGCCCTGCGGCGAGCCTGGGTGAGCTAGCCGCTGCCGGGGGAGGCAGAGCGGGCAAAGTAACcgggaagcagcagctgctgccacgcACACGCATGTTAGCACAGCATGCTATGCAGTGTagtttttgcaaaatatttattacaaaataaaagtaaatatggCAACAAAACTTAAATAGCAAATGACGCGACACTGGCCATAAAGCTCTTGCTATATTATTAGTCTTCTACGATAATCAATAGTCAAGTATGTCTCCAAGGGAAGCTGCATGTGGACAGCTCGCGTATATTTCTATATTATTGGCTCTAGCTGTTTGAGATACGTTAGATGTGTGCCTCCTGCTTTTGCTGTACCTGTGAGTGGCTGTGCCGTGTGCTGGGCTCACTGATCCCCCTAAAACGGACAGGAGCCGGCAATTCCCAGGGTCTGTGAAACCTGCCACGCTTGGATTTACCCCAgtccctcctccccttttttcttttaaaaacgcAGCAAAGGATCCAATGCCCATCCCTTTTTAATAAGGTAGCAGGAAATGGAGTATCAACGCTGAAGTACCTATTGTTCCCCTCTGAGTCACAACTTCTCTTGTGAGAGGTTGcttggatttctttcctttcctacctCCTAAAAACTGCTACTAAAGCTCACCAGCGAGAGAGCAAGTCTGTGTTCCTGCTGAAAGGGCTTTTAGGTGCACTCCAAACAGGAATGCAGTCCTTCAAGTCTCTTAAGCCACATGTCTAATGGAAGCactctttaaataaaatacaattaaattaaaaaaggtgACTCTGTGTGGGGAATCTTCCTAAGGCACCCAAGAATTTAAAAAGACCTTTTCCCACTCATATTACTTACAGGACActcttgttccttttctctccGAAGTTAAAAATGTTGGCTAGTTAGGAATCTTAGCATACACGATGACATAGTTgagtatcattttaaaaaaacagaacaaaaagaaaacccttggTGAATGTAAAGCACTATGTCCAGACAGCCTAGGTTTTGCTAGCTACGCAAATACATCACGGACAACACGTAGAAATAGTCACGTTAATGCCGAGGTTTCCGTTGTCAGCAAAAAGGTGTGCTATAGCCGTATCAAAAACTAGGCAGTCGCTGTTCAGAATGGCCGCAGACACCCCGTCGTGGATGGAGCGGGGCGTCGCCTCCCAGGTCAGCCGGCGGCGGTTGCCGTTCAGCTCCAGTCTGTACGCAAAGTTCTCCGCTTGCTTACGGGTGCCGATGAGCAGCACGATGGCAAAAAACTGCTGGTGACCTTCGTACTTCTCCTGTTTCTCCAGCACCAGCATGAAGTGGTGACCGAAGCACGACTGCATCATCACCCAGTCAACCGCCCCTGGAAGGTTAATGTCTGTGGCAAGAAAAACGATGTCTTCTCCCTGAAGGGTGGTAATGCTTTTGTGGGCATGCATGAGGTGGGACATCACGGCTTCCAAGGATCCCTGCCATTTACAGGAGGCACCAGGGCACGGGCAGGAGTAGGGACGATACTCACAGATGTCTTCGTGTTCTGGCTTTTCTGTGTGATGGAGTGTCAGAGAGCAGCCTGTTGTGGCGTACTGGAAAAAGACCAAATACAAGCCGTCAGGAAAGGCACCAGCACTAGTGTTTGCCACTCCCACCTGTCAACTGGAAACACTGGTGATCAACCAGAACTCTTGTTCTCATTGCAAATTTTACATTAGATACTTCTATTTAGCCCTGGGTTCAGAGCTGAGCTctacttatttttgtttccacTTAAAAATGGATTCTTCTTGtcttttgtggttggtttttttttctaatgcaagcACTTAGATAAAATGGTTTGTAAGGCTGAGCTGTAGTTAGATTTGCTGTTGTAGTTAGATCTGATCGGTCCAGATCAGCTGAAGTGGTCctggtttggatttttcttttctttaaaaagaacaaaggatTCTAGTTTCAGCAAACAGTTACTAgagtgaagtatttttaatagatGTACCTTATTACCATCACAGAGCAAAAGCACTTCCATTAAATTCAAATGCAGATTCCCcacagctttttttaaacactggaacagtttcAGCCCTGCGGTTGTGAGAAGTGGAAAGAGAGAGGACAGGTTTTCACTGAGCAGAAAGCTAGTGCACAATTAAGTACCATCTAACTTCTCGTAATGTCATTGGGCGCACTAGAGGGTTAATTTGCTTTAAACGACCAgggatgcttttcctttttctagtcAGTTCAGTTGTCCACGCTGACCATATTGCTTTCAAGCTACCTCCATAGAGAGAAAAAAGTCTCTCCTATTCTCCCCAAGAGCACAGCTTCCCCGGTCTGTAGGTATCCGTAGCGATACCAACACCACGGCTAACACTATCACGCAGGTTACAACATGTATGCATGGCTGCTTACGGACACTGTGACACTTCCTTGGGGACAGATACAACCAAGGTATAAGTGATTATTTCTGGGCTAATATGTGTGCAAGAAGTTTCAGCTCAAAGCGTTAAATGCCCAAGATGCAAATCACCCATGCTGTGAACACTAGGAATACTGCGCTAGGAATAGTGTGACAGAAACTCGACCTTGTACTTCTGGAGGAGCTTGTTTTATAAGCCATAAAGAGTTAACGTGAGCCTTCACTTACTGTGTCTGCCCCTGCCGCTTAATCCTCTGCTAATGGCTTTATTGCAGGGCGCTGCAGTGGAACAAGGCGTCCTCCTGCCAAAGGCAGAAGCCCCACCACGGCAAACGCGCGGTCCGCCATGCTTGCTGCCCTGCCGCGTAGCACAGCGACCCAGGTACACGTACGCTTCCAGCCCCAGCGCCCGGCTGTTCTTCCCACGTTCATACCCCCGTTAACACTTCCATCATGCAATCTGTTGAAGAGCAGCTCCGAGTCTAACCTCATTAACAAAATTAGTATGATATAAGAGCTGCTGGTTGGGCGAAACCAGATGTCTATGCAAAAGCAACCAATGGTGACTATAGAAGTGAGAGCGTACAAAACAAGATGAGCAAATAGTGGTGGCTTCGCCCTTCACTGTGAGAAGTGCCCGCTTTTGTGTGCTCCCCAACCGTCACTGTGGGTTTCATTTGGTGAGGAGCCCTACCAATGATGGGAGAACAGCAAAAACTGACTTGCCATCTTCGTGCTGCTTGGCAGCTTCATTGATCTTTATCATACCCCTCAAAAGCCTGCTTCGTCTCTCCCTGCGTACAGGTTATACGATGCCTTTCGGCTACTTGGCCTGTGCACCTTTTCCACTTCTACTGTGTCCGCCTTGAGACGGGGAGCCAGGGCCGCACACGGTGTTAACAGTGCAGGTGTGACACTAATGCCTGGGCTGGCGTGactgtcttctgcttttcattGCCCTTCTCATCATTTCTAGTATTCCATGCTGGAAACTATTATGTACTTGTTTTCACAGTCGTTTATTAGCACTGTATTCTCTTTCCTAAGAGGAAACAGTCAGCTCAGAGCTCATCACCATATACATGACTTAGCATGCCGTGTTTTTGCCTTGTACGTCACTCTCGGTGTGCTGCTCTGAACTTCACTTCGACAGGATAGCTTTCTGAGTGTCCTAAAGCATTCAGAAAACATCAGTTAAGCTTGAAAGTGctcagcagaggcagggcagtATTACCAGCCCTGTAAATgaaggcaggcagggacagaggaTTAAAGTAACTTGTCTGAAGCGACACGGGAATCAgtagcagagctgggaatagaCTGCCAAGTCCAAATCCCTCCTGCTCTAGCCAGCAGACTCTCTCTCTGGTATACAAGTAGCTTGAGATACAAATAACGCTTCTGGAACGAAGAGGCCTGCCTGCTCCTGTATGTGCATCAGCAGTGTTCAGGGACCCAGTGAGGACCGAGACCCTCTcgtgcctctccttcctccagtgCCTTGTAAAACGTCTGTCCCTGCTTTTAAGATCCCTCCAGCCTTCCGAAGCATTCACCAAGCTTGGTACAGATGCGCAGCCCAGTCTAGCGGAGATCCTAGGGAGCTCCCGCCGGGACGCACAGCGAGGTCCAGCCCAGAAAACGGCAAGCCTCTGTGCCTTCCAGAGCCTCGCACCGCTGAGGAAGCCGGCTCAGGCCGCagccagctgcctggcagagcacgtTTATGAACTCTGCTCTGCCGGCAGTGCCGGGTCTGCTGTTAGGGCTCACCTGGGAAAGGACCAGAGAGCGTTGTGTCATTTCATGTGGAGCGTGCAGGCTCTATGTACGTGTGCAGGGAGGGTGACGTAAGCAGACCCCCATGTGTAAGGGATGTCtgttcagttaaaaacaaaataaacgtgcatttttaatcagaaaaaaaccccaccgctTTATTAGAGTCTACTATGTCTTGGAAATAGGAAGTGTGACCTTATTAGGTTTAGTATATtgcttaaaatctttaaaatgacaattctgtttttaaattaaagtaaagCTCTAAAGAGGCTGTAGAGGCAGCATCGGACAATACAGAGGAGTAAGTTTGTATACAATAATTACATGAACGTGCAATTTCTGTTTGCAAGTTTTTTTGCTTACATGGAAAACCCATCATGTTTCCCTTGAACTGATGGTGCAGCAGTGGTCTAAGGACATAGAGCGGTTCTGCCTACCTCCTACCACCagtctaaagaaaattaaagcaagcGATTAGTTCTGGTATTTTTATGACTTCTCAGTTTATATACAGTCTCACTATGCCTTCCCCTTTTTAAATCCAAAGTGTTGGTTGTGAGGCACAGGAAGACTTTCAATTTCTTTCTGCAAAGCAAAGTGTAAGAGTACAGTACAATGGATTTACTGGATTCACTTTTCTTCAAAAGGACCAGAAGCATCTGGAAACTCTGAAACATGGCAGTATCTCCAGTTACTGTGTTAAAGGATCTTGGAAGACGCTTCGTGCGAGGTATCTGTCCTAGCTTCCAAGACGCAGAGCATCACCACTTCTAGGAAAGCTGGCAAGAATGGGGTTTCAAACCCCCGAAAAATCAAGCCCCCTGTACTTAGATTTTTGTAATGTATGTAATAACtagaaaagtaatttcctttatTATAAGTAAAACTTACTGTTAGGTTGAATTAATCACAGCACTGAGAATTCACTGGTGTACCTATGCAgaagttttggggggtttttgtttgtttgttttctttttccctattatACGTTGCTGAATGCCATCCATATAGCTGCCCAACCGGGCTGCTATCAGCGTGTAAACAAACACCGAATTCGCTGTTGGATATTCTTTCCTTGGTGCTGGGCTAGTTTTTGCCCGCGTACGTCGGAGGCGAGTTCTACTGTAAACTGAAACGCAAGCAGGAACTGCCTACAGTTTTACACAGGGCAGATGAGGAGCGCTGGTCCCACATCATTTCCACGGCCATGCCAAGATCACTCAAGCACAAACACCTCTGTTTGTCAAGTCCCAGCACAAAAGGCTAGCAAAACACGGCAGGGCACAGATGTCAGCTAACACTCGTGGTTACGTGAGGACGGCAGTTCTGCGATGACAACAGGGAACACTCACAACTCTGCTTGCTTTCCCGTAGACTTTGGATGAAGCGGTTAAATTGAGAAACGCCTCTCCCACCCTACGCTGCTCAGTTAGCCAGGTCCAAGTTTAGCAGCTGACGATCACGGCGTATCTCGCACCCTGCTGTGAAAACGGAGTCTGGTGTCTCTTCATGCAGCCTCAAATtaataagatttattttctttcatagcCAGTATTGGACAAAAACCACAAAGATACAGAAGGACCTATATCCAAATTAAGTCAGCTTAGCTAGATAGCACCTTTGAATTATTTTCCGCTTGCACttatttaaaagatgaaagaaaataactaaTTCCTTTTGGCATTCATTAATTAGGAGTTTGAGTGTATTTATGATGTGCATTTTATCTTCTGCAGATTGCTTAGAGCACTAAAAggtgttttatattttcagtaactTTCCTGTGACTTTAAGATTTAAATCCTCCTATAGAATTTTTTCCAGAAGCCCTGTAAAGTGCAGAGATGCAATAACTGTAATTctttcttaaagcattttaagaatAACCCTCAAAGCAGCTGTAGCCATGGGCAACACCAAATCCCCATTTTCTGTCGGCTCTGTCGTGTCTCAGTCCTATTTATTTCAAGTACCATCCACAGTTATCGCTAGAAGCTCAGGGACCTCCTCCGGACAGACCACCATCTCTATttgttctttcacattttctggAGCTCTAatgtcctcccccacccccaaagcttACGTCAGGTTCTCTTAACGCGGTGAGAACCAAGGCGAGTCAGACCAGGGCCAGGCCCTGGCGCGCGGTGGGCTGGTGTGCGCAGCTGCGGTGGGGCGGTTCTTGCCGAACccccggtgctgctgcagcacccgACGGGCACCCACCACCGAGGTGGGTCACCTCCCCGCTGGCTGCCTGCGGCCCACCTAAGCACCGACTGAGAATTACAGCCCTGACAGTCCGCTGCTGTTTCTGGGCCCAAGAAGTGAAAGTGAAAAACAACGTGTGCTAATTTCACTTCGCAGCTCTTGGGAA contains:
- the SIAH2 gene encoding E3 ubiquitin-protein ligase SIAH2, with the translated sequence MSRPSSAGPGASKPCGKQQHAPSPAVPAAVLPGPGGASPPPPPPPPPPPPPPQQQQQQQHHELTSLFECPVCFDYVLPPILQCQAGHLVCNQCRQKLSLCPTCRGSLTPSIRNLAMEKVASAVLFPCKYATTGCSLTLHHTEKPEHEDICEYRPYSCPCPGASCKWQGSLEAVMSHLMHAHKSITTLQGEDIVFLATDINLPGAVDWVMMQSCFGHHFMLVLEKQEKYEGHQQFFAIVLLIGTRKQAENFAYRLELNGNRRRLTWEATPRSIHDGVSAAILNSDCLVFDTAIAHLFADNGNLGINVTISTCCP